In Flavobacterium sp., a single window of DNA contains:
- a CDS encoding serine hydrolase domain-containing protein: MKMILLKKTKIPQILFSILVLSSCGKDKNTQTATTPTVEDTLPKMKPLGPEPKISQAYKNSVIGRINHFYNKNWPNNSMNGSFLVARNGQIIFERYNGFANKNEGTKITADTPVQIASVSKVLTATAVLKLVNAGKIDLDQKVNTILKTFPYEECTIRMLLNHRSGMRNYAYFTDHDKSVWDRHNQLTNKDILDILATKNVGLESLTGTRFGYCNTNYAMLALIIEKITGLSYKEAMSQMIFKPLGMTHTYVFDDDKDRKKIVPSYKGNGVEIGFDYLDNVYGDKNIFSTVRDLLKFDRARQSPDFLKPELLKQVYTGYSNERKGTKNYGLGIRMINWETGQNYYFHNGWWHGNTSSYITLMKENVTIIALSNKMTRNTYAVRKLAPIFGDYPFNFKDEE; this comes from the coding sequence ATGAAAATGATTTTACTTAAAAAAACAAAGATACCACAAATACTTTTTTCTATACTAGTATTAAGTTCGTGTGGTAAAGACAAAAACACACAAACTGCCACTACACCTACAGTCGAAGATACTTTACCTAAAATGAAACCGTTAGGTCCTGAGCCAAAAATTTCTCAGGCATATAAAAACTCGGTAATAGGCAGAATAAATCATTTTTACAATAAAAACTGGCCTAACAACAGCATGAACGGAAGCTTTTTAGTAGCCCGAAATGGTCAGATAATTTTTGAAAGATATAATGGTTTTGCCAATAAAAATGAAGGCACAAAAATTACAGCTGATACTCCTGTACAAATTGCTTCTGTCAGCAAAGTTTTAACGGCTACGGCTGTTTTAAAATTAGTTAACGCCGGAAAAATAGATTTAGACCAAAAGGTAAATACTATTTTAAAAACGTTTCCATACGAAGAATGCACTATCAGAATGCTTTTAAATCATCGCAGCGGAATGCGTAATTATGCTTATTTTACAGATCATGACAAATCGGTTTGGGACAGACATAATCAATTGACTAATAAAGACATTTTAGATATTCTGGCTACTAAGAACGTTGGTTTAGAATCTTTAACCGGAACACGTTTTGGATATTGCAATACCAATTATGCGATGCTGGCTTTAATTATAGAAAAAATTACCGGTTTAAGTTATAAAGAAGCGATGTCTCAAATGATTTTTAAACCTTTGGGAATGACACATACCTATGTTTTTGATGATGACAAAGACAGAAAAAAAATTGTTCCGTCTTATAAAGGGAATGGTGTTGAAATTGGTTTTGATTATCTTGACAATGTTTACGGTGATAAAAATATTTTCTCAACAGTTAGAGATCTTTTAAAATTTGACCGAGCAAGACAATCGCCTGACTTTTTAAAACCTGAATTGCTAAAACAAGTGTATACAGGTTATAGTAATGAACGCAAAGGAACTAAAAATTACGGTTTAGGAATTAGAATGATTAATTGGGAAACGGGTCAAAACTATTATTTCCATAATGGCTGGTGGCATGGAAATACTTCTTCTTATATTACTTTAATGAAAGAAAATGTTACGATCATCGCCTTGTCTAACAAAATGACAAGAAATACTTATGCGGTTCGTAAACTGGCTCCAATTTTTGGAGATTATCCTTTTAATTTTAAAGACGAAGAGTAA
- a CDS encoding oxidoreductase, producing the protein MKKVILITGASSGMGKESAKVLINQGHKVYALARRIEQMQDLKQLGGNPIEMDVTSEKDIQKVVDSIIQKEGKIDVLWNNAGYGLYGSVEDVPMEEAKKQFEVNLFGLASLTQKIIPYMRKANSGTIINTSSMGGKLYTPMGAWYHASKHALEGFSDCLRIELKEFNINVVVLEPGIIKTEWTDIMLQNISKFSLHGAYSGLTNKLIASSKKMYEKNLGSKSDVIAKTILKIVNTNKPKTRYLVGFMAKPMVWMRLNLGDKIFDKILMSQL; encoded by the coding sequence ATGAAAAAAGTAATTTTAATAACAGGTGCCAGTTCAGGAATGGGAAAAGAATCGGCTAAAGTACTTATTAATCAAGGGCACAAAGTCTATGCACTAGCAAGACGTATTGAGCAAATGCAAGATTTGAAACAATTAGGAGGAAATCCAATAGAAATGGATGTGACCAGCGAAAAAGATATTCAAAAAGTAGTCGACAGCATTATCCAAAAAGAAGGTAAAATTGATGTGCTTTGGAATAATGCTGGTTATGGACTCTATGGATCGGTGGAAGATGTACCTATGGAAGAAGCCAAAAAACAATTCGAAGTCAATTTATTTGGATTAGCATCTTTAACTCAAAAAATTATTCCATACATGCGCAAAGCTAATTCAGGTACCATCATCAACACTTCGTCAATGGGCGGAAAATTATACACTCCAATGGGTGCATGGTATCATGCGAGTAAACATGCCTTAGAAGGCTTTAGCGATTGTTTAAGAATTGAATTGAAAGAATTCAATATCAACGTAGTAGTTTTAGAACCTGGAATTATCAAAACCGAATGGACAGATATTATGCTGCAAAACATCAGCAAATTTTCTTTGCACGGAGCTTACTCAGGTTTAACAAATAAGCTTATTGCATCAAGTAAAAAAATGTATGAAAAAAACCTAGGATCTAAGTCAGATGTAATAGCGAAAACAATACTTAAAATAGTCAATACAAATAAACCAAAAACACGTTATCTTGTAGGTTTTATGGCTAAACCAATGGTTTGGATGCGTTTAAATTTGGGAGATAAAATATTTGATAAAATTTTAATGAGCCAACTCTAA
- a CDS encoding helix-turn-helix transcriptional regulator: MKQEINTINSISQLHQVFGFDKPTHPLISIVDVSKWEIPEHFIGVKYTSELYTIGLKDKSCGLQYGRNTYDFDEGVLIFTAPNQVQSVSKSQKLDEIQGWMLFFHPDLIRNNSLGNNIDNYGFFSYDVHEALHLSDLEQKTITDCKSMIQNEISERIDNHSQTVISSSLELLLNLSKRYYERQFNTRSSQNSDVVSQFHTILSSYYKDGKFTESGIPSVEYFSEKIYLSGNYLSDLLKKETGYSIKDHINNFIIEKAKTLLLCETESINGIAYSLGFNYPHYFSRLFKNKTGLTPQEYRSQN, encoded by the coding sequence ATGAAACAAGAAATTAATACCATCAACTCAATTAGCCAACTGCATCAGGTTTTTGGGTTTGATAAACCAACTCATCCTTTGATTAGTATCGTTGATGTCTCAAAATGGGAAATACCAGAACATTTTATTGGTGTAAAATATACCTCAGAACTATATACTATTGGTTTAAAAGACAAAAGCTGTGGTTTACAATACGGAAGAAATACTTATGATTTTGATGAAGGCGTGCTAATTTTCACAGCACCTAATCAAGTGCAGTCAGTTTCAAAATCACAAAAATTAGATGAAATACAAGGATGGATGTTATTTTTTCATCCAGATTTAATTCGAAATAACTCATTAGGAAATAACATTGATAATTACGGTTTTTTCTCTTACGATGTACATGAAGCACTTCATTTGTCAGATTTGGAACAAAAGACTATTACAGATTGTAAGTCTATGATTCAAAACGAAATATCTGAACGTATTGACAATCACAGCCAAACTGTAATTTCATCTTCTTTAGAATTGTTATTAAATTTATCCAAACGTTATTATGAGAGACAATTTAATACCAGATCATCACAAAATTCAGATGTTGTCAGCCAATTTCATACAATATTGAGCAGTTATTATAAAGATGGAAAGTTTACAGAATCAGGAATACCTTCAGTAGAATACTTTTCAGAAAAAATATATCTTTCTGGAAATTATTTAAGTGATTTATTAAAAAAAGAAACCGGTTATTCTATAAAAGACCACATAAATAATTTTATCATTGAAAAGGCGAAAACATTATTGCTTTGTGAAACAGAATCAATTAATGGAATTGCTTATTCTTTAGGATTTAATTACCCGCATTATTTTAGTCGGTTATTTAAAAACAAAACAGGATTGACTCCTCAAGAATACAGGAGTCAAAATTAA
- the gndA gene encoding NADP-dependent phosphogluconate dehydrogenase: MSKFDFGIVGLGVMGRNLLLNIASHKFAAAGLDLDTEKVNSLQQEADSDHTIEATTDVKHFVELIQQPRAIMLLVPAGKPVDSAIASLLPHLDKGDIIIDGGNTFYTDTDRRFLELSEKGIHFFGMGISGGEKGARFGPAMMPGGDQKAYERLRPIFEAIAAKVDGEPCVEYLGNGSAGNYVKMVHNGIEYGIMQLISEIYDLMKRGYNLDDETIQKTFEEWNQTDDLRSYLIEITGKILKQKDEDGSLLINKISDWARSKGTGKWTSQNAMDLQVPVPTIDAAVNMRDMSKTKPERIEAAKKLIWNAGETNVSQSEAITALKSALYLSIVVTYAQGLAQLHTASKEYNYGLNLETVAKIWRGGCIIRATILEDFRKAFVTKSDLPNILLDAGIASKLTENQAGMRTVIQFAVQKGLPVAGLMNSLAYFDAYRSANLPTNLIQAQRDFFGAHTYERIDKEGVFHTQWSE, translated from the coding sequence ATGAGCAAATTTGATTTTGGAATTGTAGGACTCGGTGTAATGGGCCGTAACCTGCTTTTAAATATTGCAAGCCATAAATTCGCGGCGGCTGGTCTAGACTTAGATACCGAAAAAGTAAACTCTCTTCAGCAAGAAGCCGATTCTGATCACACTATTGAAGCTACTACGGATGTAAAACATTTCGTTGAGCTTATTCAACAGCCGAGAGCTATTATGTTATTGGTTCCTGCAGGAAAACCTGTTGACAGCGCAATCGCTAGCTTATTACCTCATTTAGATAAAGGAGATATTATTATCGACGGCGGAAATACTTTTTACACTGATACTGACAGAAGATTTTTAGAATTATCTGAAAAAGGAATTCATTTCTTCGGAATGGGAATTTCAGGAGGAGAAAAAGGCGCACGTTTCGGTCCTGCTATGATGCCGGGAGGTGATCAAAAAGCATACGAAAGACTTCGCCCTATTTTTGAAGCGATTGCAGCAAAAGTAGACGGCGAGCCTTGTGTTGAATATCTTGGAAACGGTTCTGCCGGAAACTATGTAAAAATGGTTCACAACGGAATCGAATACGGAATCATGCAGTTAATCTCTGAGATTTATGACCTTATGAAAAGAGGTTATAATCTGGATGACGAAACGATTCAGAAAACTTTCGAAGAATGGAACCAAACTGATGATCTTAGATCATATTTGATCGAAATCACCGGAAAAATTCTAAAACAAAAAGACGAAGACGGAAGTCTTTTAATCAATAAAATTTCAGATTGGGCAAGATCTAAAGGCACAGGAAAATGGACTTCGCAAAACGCTATGGATCTGCAGGTTCCGGTTCCAACTATCGACGCAGCGGTTAACATGCGCGATATGTCTAAAACTAAGCCTGAAAGAATTGAAGCTGCTAAAAAATTAATCTGGAATGCCGGCGAAACAAATGTTTCTCAAAGTGAAGCAATTACTGCATTAAAATCTGCATTATACCTTTCTATTGTTGTGACTTACGCGCAAGGGTTAGCGCAGCTTCATACGGCTTCTAAAGAATATAATTACGGATTAAACTTAGAAACTGTTGCTAAAATCTGGCGCGGTGGGTGTATTATTCGTGCAACAATATTAGAAGATTTCAGAAAAGCATTTGTTACTAAATCAGATTTGCCAAATATACTTTTAGATGCTGGAATTGCTTCAAAATTAACAGAAAACCAAGCCGGAATGAGAACCGTAATTCAGTTTGCAGTTCAAAAAGGATTACCTGTTGCAGGTTTAATGAATTCATTAGCTTATTTTGATGCTTACAGATCTGCAAATCTGCCAACAAATTTAATTCAGGCGCAGCGTGATTTCTTCGGAGCTCACACGTACGAGCGTATCGACAAGGAAGGTGTTTTCCACACACAATGGTCTGAATAA
- the pgl gene encoding 6-phosphogluconolactonase, which translates to MIQIHNNTEEINKTAADLFTASAQKAIAEKGQFTAVLTGGSSPAGIYKLLASDDYKNKIDWSKVFIFWGDERWVPLTDDLSNAKMSYSTLLSHVPIPSENIFEMYKDGVTPEEYAVTYEQSIRKVLGEEGKFDLILLGMGDDGHTASLFPGEAVLEEQTKWVDAYYLAPQKMYRITLTAPLINKAEKIVVVAFGEKKIHALKEVTAGEYNPTLYPMQLIKPTSGELLFLVDKIAAGTN; encoded by the coding sequence ATGATACAGATACACAATAATACAGAAGAAATTAATAAAACAGCTGCAGATTTATTTACGGCATCAGCTCAAAAAGCAATTGCTGAAAAAGGTCAGTTTACAGCTGTTCTTACAGGAGGTTCTTCTCCGGCAGGAATTTATAAATTATTAGCTTCTGATGATTATAAAAACAAAATAGACTGGAGTAAAGTGTTCATTTTCTGGGGAGACGAACGCTGGGTTCCGCTTACCGATGATTTGAGCAATGCAAAAATGTCTTATTCAACTTTGTTAAGCCACGTTCCTATTCCGTCAGAAAACATTTTTGAGATGTATAAAGATGGCGTTACACCAGAAGAATATGCGGTTACATACGAACAGTCAATCAGAAAAGTTTTAGGCGAGGAAGGAAAATTCGATCTTATTCTGTTAGGAATGGGAGACGACGGACATACGGCTTCTCTTTTCCCTGGTGAAGCAGTTTTAGAAGAACAAACCAAATGGGTTGATGCTTATTATTTAGCTCCTCAAAAAATGTATCGTATTACACTTACTGCGCCATTGATCAATAAAGCAGAAAAAATTGTCGTAGTAGCGTTTGGAGAGAAAAAAATACATGCCTTAAAAGAAGTTACTGCAGGAGAATATAATCCGACACTTTATCCGATGCAGTTGATTAAACCAACTTCTGGAGAGTTGTTGTTCCTTGTAGATAAAATTGCTGCGGGAACTAATTAA
- a CDS encoding response regulator gives MEKKIILLADDDIDDTEMFCEALEDINENIVCHCAVNGNQVFEILNSINEKPELIFLDLNMPIMNGWDCLKLLKKDSNYQDIPVIMISTSSHKKDMEAAAGLGSICYFVKPNNFNDLKEVLRIITSNLGPDLKEAIVNLLNKSKHIFTCSD, from the coding sequence ATGGAAAAGAAAATAATTTTATTGGCAGATGATGACATTGATGATACAGAAATGTTTTGTGAAGCATTAGAAGATATAAATGAGAATATTGTTTGTCATTGTGCCGTCAATGGTAACCAAGTATTTGAAATACTAAATTCGATCAATGAAAAACCGGAACTCATTTTTCTGGATCTGAATATGCCGATCATGAATGGATGGGACTGCTTGAAATTACTGAAAAAAGACAGTAATTATCAGGATATTCCGGTAATTATGATTTCAACATCTTCACATAAAAAAGATATGGAAGCTGCCGCTGGTTTAGGTTCCATTTGTTATTTTGTTAAACCCAATAATTTTAATGATTTAAAAGAAGTTTTACGAATCATTACTTCCAATTTAGGACCGGATTTAAAAGAGGCTATTGTTAATTTACTCAACAAATCTAAACATATTTTTACCTGTAGTGATTAA
- a CDS encoding PAS domain-containing protein: protein MTAAENNDLFQTVFNSAANGIAVLQSLYIEKGKLEDFSILLFNDYTKIWIGDIDYKNKRFSDVFPTTKENGILEKFLNTAQTGITANFECWYDGEGIQRWFRFTSVKQGELLVVTTEDITERKQAEITLSNALIAAEKQKRLYDSITSTTPDLVYVFDLSYKFTYANKALLTMWGKSAEDAIGKELRENGYEDWHAEMHEREIDEVVSTKKAIRGTVSFPHAELGRRIYDYIFAPVLNENGEVEAIAGTTRDITEIKLAEERQFLSRKKIEESEARLKSMIDQTPSPTLVLMGDDLVIEQINKHMLAMIGRGEEIIGMPLIDVLPELKGQYVWTQVQKVYNEGIPFDQSEVLVPHNRTGVMRNYYYNLAYRPLVEGEKITGMIQVAVDVTEQVEARKKMEESENRFRALVNASSDVVYRMNADWTIMSNLEGTEMVSDTNGPLLKWIDTYIHSKDRERAVSLIAEAITNKKIFELEHQILKEDGEIGWAFSRVIPILDSQNNIIEWFGASSDITSQKEVQQIIKESEEKFRQLADLVPQIIWTGQPDGFIDYYNKRWYEYTGFDENQFGDASWAPMIHPDDVSAVLEVWYQCVQNGLPYQLELRLKKGNTNEYRWFLSKAVPVKDARGIIIKWFGTCTDIHEQKTITEKLEILVNDRTKELKRSNEDLQQFAHVASHDLKEPVRKIKTFTSRLEDHLDGKIDESASRFIERIHVAADRMYNMIDGVLAYSKINADLQKPTLVDLNEIIKNIEIDLEIALQKTGGKIEYYNLPALEGASVLLYQLFYNLINNSIKFAKNNVAPQIRISSKITARENQNFAVILLEDNGIGFEPEQAERIFETFTRLNSKDSYEGTGLGLALCKKIAERHGGNIVAEGNENGAAFMITLPLQQNENDI from the coding sequence ATGACGGCAGCAGAAAATAATGATCTCTTTCAAACCGTTTTTAACTCTGCTGCAAACGGAATTGCGGTACTGCAGTCTTTGTATATTGAGAAAGGAAAATTAGAAGATTTTTCAATATTACTTTTTAATGATTATACAAAAATCTGGATTGGTGATATCGATTATAAAAACAAACGATTCAGCGATGTTTTTCCTACGACAAAAGAAAACGGAATTCTCGAAAAATTTCTCAATACTGCCCAAACCGGAATCACAGCTAATTTTGAATGCTGGTATGACGGCGAAGGAATACAGCGTTGGTTTAGATTCACTTCTGTAAAACAAGGCGAATTACTTGTTGTAACTACAGAAGATATTACAGAAAGAAAACAAGCCGAGATCACGCTGAGTAATGCTTTAATCGCGGCTGAAAAACAAAAACGACTTTATGACTCTATTACCAGCACAACGCCAGACTTGGTATATGTGTTCGATTTGTCTTATAAATTTACGTATGCTAATAAAGCCCTGCTCACCATGTGGGGAAAATCTGCAGAAGATGCTATTGGAAAAGAATTAAGAGAAAATGGATATGAAGACTGGCATGCAGAAATGCATGAACGAGAAATTGATGAAGTTGTCTCGACAAAAAAAGCGATCAGAGGAACGGTATCTTTCCCGCATGCTGAATTAGGGAGGAGAATTTACGATTACATTTTTGCTCCGGTTTTAAATGAAAATGGAGAAGTAGAAGCAATTGCAGGAACAACGCGTGATATTACTGAAATAAAGCTGGCAGAGGAACGACAGTTTTTATCGAGAAAAAAAATTGAAGAAAGTGAGGCGAGATTAAAATCGATGATCGACCAAACGCCTTCTCCAACTTTGGTTTTAATGGGTGACGATTTAGTAATCGAACAGATTAATAAACACATGCTCGCCATGATTGGCCGCGGTGAAGAAATCATCGGGATGCCTTTAATAGATGTTTTGCCGGAATTAAAAGGGCAGTATGTCTGGACTCAGGTTCAAAAAGTTTACAACGAAGGAATTCCTTTTGATCAAAGCGAAGTATTGGTTCCGCATAATCGTACAGGCGTAATGCGAAACTATTATTATAATCTCGCTTATCGTCCTTTGGTAGAAGGAGAAAAAATAACAGGAATGATTCAGGTTGCGGTTGACGTAACCGAACAGGTAGAAGCAAGAAAAAAAATGGAAGAGAGTGAAAATCGATTCCGTGCTTTAGTAAATGCATCTTCTGATGTTGTTTATCGCATGAATGCCGACTGGACTATAATGAGTAACCTCGAAGGAACCGAAATGGTATCAGATACAAATGGGCCGCTTTTAAAATGGATAGATACTTATATTCATTCAAAAGATCGGGAAAGAGCTGTAAGTCTTATAGCAGAAGCCATCACAAATAAAAAGATATTCGAACTTGAACATCAAATTTTAAAAGAAGATGGTGAAATTGGATGGGCATTTTCGAGGGTAATACCAATACTTGATTCTCAAAATAATATAATTGAATGGTTTGGCGCTTCAAGTGATATTACTTCACAAAAAGAAGTACAGCAGATTATTAAAGAAAGTGAAGAAAAATTCAGGCAGCTTGCCGATCTTGTACCGCAAATAATCTGGACAGGTCAGCCAGACGGGTTTATCGACTATTATAATAAACGCTGGTATGAATATACCGGTTTTGATGAAAATCAATTTGGAGATGCGAGCTGGGCTCCTATGATTCATCCTGATGACGTATCAGCTGTATTGGAAGTTTGGTATCAATGTGTGCAAAACGGACTTCCATATCAACTTGAATTACGGTTAAAGAAAGGAAATACAAACGAATACAGATGGTTTTTAAGTAAAGCTGTGCCTGTTAAAGATGCGAGAGGGATTATCATTAAATGGTTTGGTACCTGTACCGACATTCACGAACAAAAAACTATTACCGAAAAATTAGAAATTCTGGTTAATGACCGTACAAAAGAATTAAAACGTTCAAACGAAGATTTGCAGCAATTTGCCCATGTTGCTTCTCATGATTTAAAAGAACCGGTTCGAAAAATTAAAACATTTACAAGCAGACTCGAAGATCATCTTGACGGAAAGATAGATGAATCGGCATCGAGATTTATTGAAAGAATTCATGTTGCCGCAGATCGAATGTACAATATGATCGATGGCGTTCTGGCTTATTCTAAAATCAATGCCGATCTGCAAAAACCAACTTTAGTTGACCTTAATGAAATTATAAAAAACATTGAGATTGATTTAGAAATCGCCTTGCAGAAAACAGGAGGCAAGATTGAATATTATAATCTTCCAGCGTTAGAAGGAGCCTCAGTACTTCTATATCAGCTTTTTTATAATCTTATCAATAATTCTATAAAATTTGCCAAAAATAATGTGGCGCCGCAAATAAGAATATCTTCAAAAATAACAGCCCGTGAGAATCAAAATTTTGCCGTAATTTTGTTAGAAGATAATGGAATTGGTTTTGAACCTGAACAGGCAGAGAGAATCTTTGAAACCTTTACCCGCCTTAATTCTAAAGACAGTTACGAAGGAACAGGTTTAGGATTAGCACTTTGTAAAAAAATAGCAGAACGACACGGAGGAAATATAGTGGCAGAAGGTAATGAAAATGGTGCTGCTTTTATGATAACGCTTCCCTTACAGCAAAATGAAAATGATATTTAA
- a CDS encoding acyltransferase: protein MNTSNSSGTILKTKQHFEILDGLRGIAALAVVVFHFMEWIFTDPGQNFIGHGFLAVDFFFCLSGFVIGYAYDDRIAKMGLRNFFISRIIRLHPLVIAGSVLGLLAFLFDPFGGHLELYSSGKIILTFICSIFLIPFPAIEDRGFNLFSFNAPAWSLFWEYIANIAYAFILFKIKRNILLLLTLLSAGAICYVAYSSGNLLGGWSGPTFWDGCARISYSFLAGLLIYRSNWIIKK from the coding sequence ATGAATACAAGCAATTCTTCCGGAACAATTTTAAAAACCAAACAACATTTTGAAATTCTCGACGGACTCAGGGGAATTGCAGCTTTAGCAGTAGTAGTATTTCATTTTATGGAATGGATTTTTACCGATCCAGGCCAGAATTTTATCGGACATGGTTTTCTGGCTGTTGATTTCTTTTTCTGTCTTTCCGGATTTGTAATTGGATATGCTTATGACGACCGCATTGCAAAAATGGGACTTCGCAATTTTTTTATTTCCAGAATTATAAGGCTTCATCCGCTTGTAATTGCAGGATCTGTATTAGGTTTACTGGCTTTTCTATTTGATCCGTTTGGGGGACATCTCGAATTGTACAGTTCAGGAAAAATTATTCTCACTTTTATCTGTTCTATATTTCTTATTCCGTTTCCTGCAATAGAGGATCGCGGTTTTAACTTGTTTAGTTTCAATGCGCCTGCATGGTCACTTTTTTGGGAATATATAGCCAATATTGCTTACGCATTTATACTTTTTAAAATTAAGCGTAACATTTTGTTGTTGTTAACACTGCTTTCTGCCGGAGCCATTTGTTATGTTGCTTACAGTTCAGGTAATTTATTAGGAGGCTGGAGTGGTCCCACATTTTGGGATGGCTGTGCGAGAATATCTTATTCTTTTTTAGCAGGATTATTAATTTACAGATCGAATTGGATCATCAAAAAATAA
- a CDS encoding DUF2490 domain-containing protein: MSIFKKSFIILFCIITVQLLKAQDAPYSMGFIPASIEEGDIAFPIYDKWHLSGQVDFQLVTQGAYTNGNPFEYTQRVVVRPWIMYSGFKKVKLWLGYAHNQKYAVEEAGNYETLENRLIVMGTFSQDMPKGSIFEQVRFETKFFDDRNGVPQTIPRLRARFGVNHFLRQTKEKPIFLAPNLGYYTELMLKFASKDYADEHFDIFRLSVYYSAGITPNLHFLAGIIGQMQLRTNGTQFDVYYGPMVSVKYSIRPKERETFDSVDGGAD, from the coding sequence ATGAGCATATTTAAAAAAAGCTTCATCATTTTATTTTGTATAATTACTGTACAACTTTTAAAAGCACAAGATGCTCCGTATTCTATGGGTTTTATTCCCGCGTCTATTGAAGAAGGAGATATCGCTTTTCCGATATACGATAAATGGCATTTGAGCGGACAGGTTGATTTTCAATTAGTAACACAAGGAGCGTATACTAATGGTAATCCTTTCGAGTACACACAGCGCGTTGTTGTAAGACCCTGGATTATGTATTCCGGGTTTAAAAAAGTAAAATTATGGCTGGGTTATGCTCATAATCAAAAGTATGCTGTGGAAGAAGCCGGAAATTATGAAACACTCGAAAACAGGCTGATTGTAATGGGAACTTTTTCTCAGGATATGCCAAAAGGATCTATTTTTGAACAAGTGCGTTTTGAAACCAAATTTTTTGACGACCGAAATGGCGTTCCGCAGACAATTCCCAGATTAAGAGCTAGATTCGGTGTCAATCATTTTCTTCGTCAAACAAAAGAAAAACCTATTTTTCTGGCACCAAATCTGGGATATTATACAGAATTGATGCTCAAGTTTGCTTCAAAAGATTATGCCGATGAGCATTTTGATATCTTCAGATTATCAGTTTACTACAGTGCCGGAATTACACCAAATCTTCATTTTTTAGCTGGAATTATTGGGCAGATGCAATTACGAACAAACGGAACCCAGTTTGATGTTTATTACGGCCCTATGGTTTCAGTAAAATACAGTATCAGACCAAAAGAAAGAGAAACTTTTGACAGCGTTGACGGCGGCGCTGACTAA